Proteins from a genomic interval of Candidatus Bathyarchaeota archaeon:
- a CDS encoding methyltransferase domain-containing protein: MDPENPYYIKFPGEKLNYTLFNLNRTYDNYLGIHIETITTRTYMAPALWLIYPYHKNAEPNFQVNGSLRLMKGDISYIHFILVTGDKNFFAYNLISNKTKKMGETINFYVNAHNKTINGQTFSERFEKQLSYLMLAIGLNATKLNNETISAEVAIGTIQIKNGNSITKIIPKVSDAYQVSYSLYIFHKFHATPIYEISVLTLIFLVIAAGIMLARITGFKIELRTILKPLVTTEAISDPRPKTYLARLFHKPRYDQLVELLLQFVGRKISVLIDVGCGRGALYEFLKKNGINTEFYIGCDIDKETLKEAGNIERVLCDVQHLPFKKNAGEVIICSEVLEHTANPNLGFSELLNASQRWIFITFPEERLKNALGFRYFEHISEPNAKEFKNLAEKKEFRLIKINKKYFIFPPSVFDKLGLSYTAFYRLPVELFFQGFSEIFRPFAMMKTVILVFLKNGKKC; encoded by the coding sequence TTGGATCCCGAAAACCCATACTACATAAAGTTCCCAGGAGAAAAATTAAACTACACGTTATTTAATCTTAATCGGACATATGATAATTATCTGGGAATCCATATAGAAACGATAACAACTCGTACTTACATGGCGCCAGCACTTTGGTTAATATATCCTTATCATAAAAATGCCGAACCAAATTTCCAAGTTAATGGTTCTTTAAGGCTTATGAAGGGGGACATATCCTATATACACTTCATTTTAGTTACAGGGGACAAAAACTTTTTTGCTTACAACTTAATCTCAAATAAAACAAAAAAAATGGGTGAAACTATTAATTTTTATGTGAATGCCCACAATAAAACCATAAACGGGCAAACCTTTTCTGAAAGATTCGAAAAACAATTATCATATTTAATGTTGGCAATAGGTTTGAATGCTACAAAATTAAACAATGAAACAATTTCTGCTGAAGTAGCCATAGGAACTATTCAAATCAAAAATGGGAATAGTATAACAAAAATAATCCCGAAAGTTTCTGATGCCTACCAAGTAAGCTATAGTCTATACATTTTCCACAAGTTCCACGCAACACCAATCTATGAAATATCAGTTTTAACTCTTATTTTCTTAGTTATTGCCGCGGGCATAATGCTTGCACGGATAACTGGCTTCAAAATTGAGTTAAGAACAATTCTAAAACCATTGGTGACTACCGAAGCGATATCAGATCCTCGTCCAAAGACGTATTTAGCGAGATTATTTCATAAGCCACGTTATGATCAATTAGTGGAGCTGTTGCTTCAATTTGTTGGAAGAAAAATTTCAGTCTTAATAGATGTTGGATGTGGTAGAGGAGCACTTTATGAGTTCCTTAAGAAAAATGGTATTAATACGGAATTTTACATCGGATGTGACATCGATAAGGAAACCTTAAAAGAAGCTGGTAATATTGAACGCGTTTTATGTGATGTTCAACATTTACCCTTCAAGAAAAATGCTGGAGAAGTTATCATCTGCAGCGAGGTTTTAGAGCATACAGCCAATCCCAATTTAGGTTTTAGTGAATTATTAAACGCTTCTCAACGATGGATTTTTATAACCTTCCCAGAAGAAAGACTAAAAAACGCCTTAGGATTTAGGTATTTTGAACATATCTCCGAACCGAATGCTAAGGAATTTAAAAACTTAGCAGAAAAGAAAGAATTTAGATTAATAAAGATTAACAAAAAATATTTCATATTTCCCCCAAGTGTTTTTGACAAGTTAGGGTTAAGCTATACAGCATTTTACCGTCTGCCAGTAGAATTATTCTTC